One window of the Granulicella arctica genome contains the following:
- a CDS encoding sigma-54-dependent transcriptional regulator gives MLSADEFGMKRRQTAAISGQTMSDQLGPALTNSRPSGVLIGHTPTHFATHPGAFDARHVADQIPVLRVLVVDDDGPVRTACCEIAAGMGFHVSSAESVPEARAVLRRQAVDMLLLDLKLPGGGGLMLLEEVKALHPETTVVVMTAFATVSSAVEAMRIGAGDYLTKPFALEELTTVLDRAGQRRSFDLESRKLRDRLRTQKGMGNLIGRSPEMEKLYRILSKVASSTHPVLILGESGTGKELVARSIHFNGPNASKPFVPVDCGSLVPTLIESELFGYVKGAFTGANRSKEGLLASAEGGTVFLDEIGELPLDLQAKLLRALQEKEVRPVGATHAVPISARVLAATNRDLLAMVEQGRFRKDLYFRLNVVNIRIPSLRDRKADVAVLAEHFLEGLVRDSGIMHTFSDEALRVMTEYDWPGNVRELENAIERACALSSGPVLHMSDLPTQLQDFRLQHQERLRTELPIGLDEPSDVTGPAGTGRELSENIVSIAAMEKHAILVTIQQLKGDKLMAAKLLGIGKTTLYRKLKEYGISEGGELD, from the coding sequence ATGCTAAGCGCAGATGAGTTTGGAATGAAGCGGCGGCAGACGGCGGCAATCTCGGGCCAGACCATGAGTGACCAACTGGGACCGGCGCTGACTAACTCCCGGCCCTCAGGCGTACTGATCGGCCATACACCAACCCACTTTGCCACACATCCCGGAGCGTTCGATGCCAGGCATGTTGCCGATCAAATTCCCGTTCTGCGCGTCCTTGTCGTCGATGACGATGGGCCGGTGCGTACAGCATGCTGTGAGATCGCTGCGGGTATGGGCTTCCACGTAAGCAGCGCGGAGAGCGTTCCCGAAGCCCGCGCAGTCTTAAGACGCCAAGCGGTCGATATGCTGCTGCTTGACCTGAAGCTTCCAGGCGGTGGGGGGTTGATGCTGCTTGAGGAGGTCAAGGCGCTCCACCCTGAAACGACGGTTGTTGTGATGACGGCCTTTGCTACGGTCTCGTCTGCAGTCGAGGCGATGCGGATCGGGGCGGGAGACTATCTCACCAAACCATTTGCGTTGGAAGAACTGACTACGGTGCTCGATCGGGCGGGACAGCGAAGGAGCTTCGATCTGGAGAGCCGCAAGCTTCGCGATCGCCTGCGGACCCAGAAGGGGATGGGTAATCTGATTGGACGATCGCCGGAGATGGAGAAGCTGTACCGCATCCTCTCAAAGGTCGCCTCGTCGACACATCCGGTGCTGATCCTCGGAGAGAGTGGAACCGGGAAGGAGCTGGTGGCGCGCTCGATCCATTTCAACGGTCCTAACGCTTCGAAGCCGTTCGTGCCCGTAGACTGTGGATCGCTCGTTCCGACGCTCATTGAGAGCGAGTTGTTCGGCTATGTGAAGGGGGCTTTCACTGGAGCGAACCGGTCCAAGGAAGGGCTGCTCGCATCGGCGGAGGGTGGCACGGTCTTCCTTGACGAGATTGGGGAACTGCCGCTTGATCTTCAGGCCAAGCTGCTGCGAGCTCTTCAGGAAAAGGAGGTTCGTCCCGTGGGTGCCACGCACGCTGTGCCGATCTCTGCGCGGGTACTCGCGGCGACGAATCGCGACCTCCTGGCGATGGTCGAGCAGGGACGATTCCGCAAGGATCTTTACTTCCGGCTGAACGTCGTGAACATCAGGATTCCCTCGCTGCGGGATCGGAAGGCGGATGTAGCCGTCCTCGCGGAACATTTCCTCGAAGGGCTGGTGCGCGATTCGGGCATTATGCACACCTTCTCGGATGAAGCGCTGCGCGTGATGACCGAGTACGACTGGCCGGGTAACGTACGCGAGCTTGAGAATGCCATCGAACGCGCGTGCGCTCTTTCGAGCGGTCCAGTGCTGCATATGAGTGATCTGCCAACGCAGCTTCAGGACTTCCGTCTGCAGCACCAGGAGCGGCTGAGGACAGAGTTACCGATTGGCTTGGATGAGCCCAGCGACGTGACCGGGCCAGCCGGAACGGGCCGTGAGTTATCTGAGAATATTGTGTCAATCGCGGCGATGGAGAAGCACGCGATCCTGGTGACGATCCAGCAACTGAAGGGGGATAAGCTCATGGCCGCGAAGCTGCTGGGGATCGGGAAGACGACACTCTACCGGAAGCTGAAGGAGTATGGCATATCCGAGGGCGGTGAACTCGACTGA
- a CDS encoding CDGSH iron-sulfur domain-containing protein, with the protein MADEAAVAVPTVKITVRPNGPFRVEGLISLVDVEGREWDLTGKPAISLCRCGLSSKRPFCDGTHGREGWKCDASPIPPEPVAQG; encoded by the coding sequence ATGGCAGACGAAGCAGCAGTTGCGGTTCCAACGGTCAAGATTACGGTTCGTCCGAACGGACCCTTTCGGGTAGAAGGTCTTATCTCCCTGGTGGATGTTGAGGGACGGGAGTGGGACCTGACGGGTAAGCCGGCAATCTCGCTATGTCGCTGTGGCTTGTCGTCGAAGCGTCCTTTCTGCGACGGCACCCACGGCCGTGAGGGATGGAAGTGTGACGCCAGTCCGATTCCACCCGAGCCGGTAGCGCAGGGTTAA
- a CDS encoding TonB-dependent receptor: MRTNLFSSVALGTFALLMVLPTALGQTVTGSVTGEVTDPSGALVPKAHVSAENIATGVKTQADTNDAGVYSIRFLPIGRYRLVIDAAGFGELTTPVFALEINQTAKLNEKLGIGASTSVDVQAAAPILNTNDASLGNTLSTNEIATIPLNGRNFSAITTFQPGAVATDPQGLSGPNAIERNQSTNGIASINGNRNQANNYTLDGVDLNEPQNNYIAYNPSPDALAEIRVISANAPASYGNANGGAIVSILKSGTNSFHGSAFGFLENYTLDANTWFNKHQQPIIPKNPYTQSLFGGTLGGPIFKDKLFFFMDYEAARRHSGGLKSASVLTQAMRNGDFSTLLGQGNGGIQLYDTQNGFAPYANNKIPVLNPVVKYLFAHPELYPLPNAAPSDGLIENNFQSNQRSFTTNNQGDIKIEYDTSAANKFTAFYAQSNANDFTTPLIPVSFSGPNSFPTKLGGGSWIHTFSSALVNEARIGFTRVRWDQGVPTDPSGLFGFTGNQKVGIPFGTQTYVGFSDQNFGQTDVGTSADPAQFRDNTFNYQDNLTWQRGRHLISIGVQALRYQQNYINAVNYGFLGSQIYNGVYSSNPNVATGGGGYAAADFLLDRVLETKIAASGLGGVGQRQWRDAGYIQDDFKATPKLTVNLGLRYEYDQPWYESNNKTGNVLLDTGVVEYAGSVPVGAPAGSTVCPTRACYNANYAQFMPRVGFAFQAAPRFVLRGGYGATSFFEGYSFNQRLTTSPPFASGSDVVGNTPSTTSAGTPRRAEDGFSQVLNATAGYYVWPQNTKPAYIHQFNLTTEFELTNHLSLSVGYLGESGQHLADYRNGNQLTLAQAAVVAASPDPNNPLPGGVAPYTKLVGQSGALFITESNAMMNYNGGQATLRQRASHGLEYTINYTYSKSMTNSAGNYGQPGVSGQNGSFQNGYDGHADYGPSGSDIRHNLNALGVYAVPFGRGQTYGTHLNRLVDLVAGGWKVSGSLIQYSGLPITINGPGGTSNTGAYGQARANHYRPLKIVNRSINNWWGTDPSAQGCTGPDNGVCAYGASLPFTFGTASVDSERAPGYRQIDGSTFKDFHITEGHALGFRADFFNLFNIASYQNPDNNVTDTNFGNISNQGTPVRSPQRQIQFSAHYSF; encoded by the coding sequence ATGCGAACCAATCTTTTCTCCAGCGTTGCCCTGGGTACATTTGCCCTTCTGATGGTTCTGCCGACGGCTCTTGGCCAGACGGTGACCGGCTCGGTGACTGGTGAGGTGACTGATCCCAGTGGCGCTCTGGTCCCGAAGGCTCACGTATCTGCCGAGAACATTGCCACAGGCGTGAAGACGCAGGCAGATACGAATGACGCTGGGGTCTATAGCATCCGGTTCCTGCCGATTGGCCGGTACCGCCTGGTGATTGATGCGGCCGGATTTGGTGAATTGACGACGCCGGTGTTCGCGCTCGAGATCAACCAGACGGCAAAGCTGAACGAGAAGCTTGGCATCGGCGCGAGCACTTCGGTTGATGTGCAGGCTGCTGCGCCGATTTTGAACACGAACGATGCTTCGTTAGGCAATACCCTGTCGACAAATGAGATCGCGACAATCCCGCTGAATGGGCGAAACTTCTCGGCTATTACTACGTTTCAGCCGGGCGCGGTGGCTACTGACCCTCAGGGTCTGAGCGGACCGAACGCAATTGAGCGCAATCAGAGTACAAACGGTATCGCTTCGATCAACGGCAATCGCAACCAGGCGAACAACTACACGCTGGATGGCGTGGACCTGAACGAACCGCAGAACAATTACATTGCCTACAATCCGTCGCCTGATGCTCTGGCTGAGATCCGCGTGATCTCGGCGAATGCTCCCGCGTCGTATGGCAACGCGAACGGTGGCGCGATCGTGTCGATTTTGAAGTCGGGTACGAATAGCTTTCACGGCTCTGCGTTCGGCTTTCTTGAAAATTACACGCTGGATGCGAACACATGGTTCAACAAGCATCAGCAGCCGATCATCCCGAAGAATCCATACACCCAGAGCTTGTTTGGAGGCACGCTGGGCGGACCGATCTTCAAGGACAAGCTCTTTTTCTTCATGGACTATGAAGCGGCACGCCGTCACAGCGGAGGATTGAAGAGCGCGAGTGTGCTGACGCAGGCAATGCGGAATGGCGACTTCAGCACGCTATTGGGCCAAGGCAATGGCGGTATTCAGCTCTATGACACGCAGAATGGGTTCGCACCATATGCGAACAACAAGATTCCAGTTCTAAACCCGGTGGTGAAGTATCTGTTCGCCCATCCTGAACTGTATCCGCTGCCGAACGCAGCACCTTCGGATGGTTTGATCGAAAACAACTTTCAGTCCAACCAACGTAGCTTCACCACGAACAACCAGGGCGACATCAAGATCGAGTACGACACGAGCGCGGCGAACAAGTTCACTGCGTTCTATGCGCAGTCGAATGCTAATGATTTCACGACACCGCTTATCCCTGTATCGTTCTCCGGCCCTAATTCCTTTCCAACGAAGCTTGGTGGCGGTAGCTGGATTCATACGTTTTCTTCCGCGCTGGTCAACGAGGCGCGCATTGGTTTTACCCGGGTCCGCTGGGACCAGGGAGTGCCTACCGATCCCTCGGGACTGTTCGGGTTCACGGGAAATCAGAAGGTGGGGATTCCGTTCGGCACCCAGACGTATGTGGGATTCTCGGATCAGAACTTCGGTCAAACTGATGTGGGTACGTCGGCGGACCCGGCGCAGTTTCGGGATAACACCTTCAACTACCAGGACAACCTGACGTGGCAGCGTGGACGTCACCTGATCTCGATTGGGGTTCAGGCTCTTCGCTATCAGCAGAACTATATCAATGCCGTGAACTATGGGTTTCTTGGCTCGCAGATCTACAACGGTGTGTATAGCAGCAACCCGAACGTCGCGACCGGCGGCGGCGGGTACGCGGCTGCTGACTTCCTGCTGGATCGGGTGCTTGAGACGAAGATTGCAGCCTCCGGGCTTGGCGGTGTTGGACAGCGGCAGTGGCGCGATGCCGGATATATCCAGGATGACTTCAAGGCGACCCCAAAGCTGACCGTCAATCTTGGTTTGCGGTATGAGTATGACCAGCCGTGGTATGAGTCGAACAATAAAACAGGGAATGTGTTGCTCGACACCGGAGTGGTGGAGTACGCGGGGTCGGTGCCTGTGGGTGCTCCGGCGGGTTCGACGGTGTGTCCGACGCGTGCCTGCTACAACGCGAACTATGCGCAGTTCATGCCGCGGGTTGGTTTCGCGTTTCAGGCGGCCCCACGGTTTGTGCTGCGTGGCGGTTATGGGGCTACAAGCTTCTTCGAGGGCTACTCGTTCAACCAGCGGCTGACGACCAGCCCGCCGTTCGCAAGCGGTAGCGACGTGGTGGGCAATACGCCTTCGACGACGAGCGCCGGAACTCCGCGACGTGCGGAGGATGGCTTCTCGCAGGTGCTGAACGCAACTGCCGGTTATTACGTGTGGCCGCAGAATACGAAGCCTGCGTACATCCACCAGTTCAACCTGACGACTGAGTTTGAACTCACGAATCATCTGTCATTGAGCGTTGGCTATCTGGGCGAGAGCGGACAGCACCTCGCGGACTATCGCAATGGAAACCAGTTGACCCTGGCGCAGGCGGCGGTTGTTGCGGCGAGCCCTGATCCGAATAATCCGCTGCCGGGTGGCGTGGCTCCGTATACGAAGCTCGTCGGGCAGAGTGGAGCGTTGTTCATCACGGAATCAAACGCGATGATGAACTACAACGGCGGGCAGGCGACGCTGCGCCAACGGGCGAGTCATGGACTTGAGTACACGATCAACTACACGTATTCGAAGTCGATGACGAACTCTGCGGGTAATTACGGACAGCCTGGAGTTTCGGGTCAGAATGGTTCATTTCAGAATGGCTATGATGGCCACGCAGACTATGGTCCTTCGGGATCGGATATCCGGCACAATCTGAATGCGCTTGGCGTGTATGCTGTTCCATTTGGACGCGGACAGACCTATGGAACACACCTGAATCGGCTAGTTGATCTGGTGGCTGGAGGGTGGAAGGTTTCGGGTTCGCTGATCCAGTATTCGGGTCTGCCGATCACGATCAACGGTCCGGGCGGAACGAGCAATACAGGTGCCTATGGGCAGGCGCGGGCGAACCACTACCGGCCGCTTAAGATCGTCAATCGCAGCATCAACAACTGGTGGGGGACTGACCCTTCGGCGCAGGGCTGTACTGGTCCTGACAATGGAGTGTGTGCGTATGGCGCGTCTCTTCCATTTACGTTCGGTACGGCATCTGTGGATAGTGAACGGGCTCCGGGCTATCGGCAGATCGATGGATCTACCTTCAAGGACTTCCACATCACGGAAGGGCATGCGCTTGGTTTTCGCGCAGACTTCTTCAACCTGTTCAACATTGCGAGCTATCAGAACCCTGACAACAACGTGACGGACACGAACTTCGGCAACATCAGCAACCAGGGTACGCCAGTGCGTTCGCCACAACGACAGATCCAGTTCAGCGCACACTACAGCTTTTAG
- the rph gene encoding ribonuclease PH: MSSQPSGHAATLFRPDLRPANALRTLRLTPGYVSTPEGSVLIEMGNTRVLCNATIEQGVPGWLRNSGRGWVTAEYGMLPRATLTRTARESERGKVGGRTHEIQRLIGRSLRSVVDMKLLGERTIILDCDVLQADGGTRTAAITGASVALAIALGKLVAAGTLKTSPLKQMVAATSVGIVDGHVLLDLCYEEDSRATVDMNVVMLANGGLVETQATAEKDSYTRSELTQMLDIAEEGIRKLLVAQQTALASALKPE, from the coding sequence ATGTCTTCTCAGCCTTCCGGCCATGCAGCTACCCTCTTCCGCCCTGACCTTCGTCCCGCCAATGCCTTGCGCACCCTTCGACTTACTCCAGGCTACGTCTCGACCCCGGAGGGCTCCGTTCTCATTGAGATGGGGAACACCCGCGTTCTCTGCAATGCCACGATCGAGCAGGGTGTGCCCGGATGGCTGCGTAACTCCGGGCGCGGTTGGGTAACAGCGGAGTACGGCATGCTGCCTCGTGCCACTTTGACTCGTACCGCGCGCGAGAGCGAACGCGGCAAAGTTGGTGGGCGCACCCATGAGATTCAGCGCCTGATCGGTCGCTCTTTACGTTCTGTGGTCGATATGAAGCTGCTCGGAGAGCGGACCATCATCCTCGATTGCGACGTTCTCCAAGCTGATGGCGGAACCCGTACTGCCGCGATCACCGGAGCATCCGTAGCTCTTGCCATTGCCCTCGGAAAGTTGGTGGCCGCTGGAACCTTGAAGACATCACCTCTCAAGCAGATGGTTGCTGCGACAAGCGTCGGCATCGTCGATGGTCACGTCCTGCTCGATCTCTGCTATGAAGAAGACTCGCGCGCCACCGTGGACATGAACGTCGTCATGCTCGCAAACGGCGGACTGGTTGAGACGCAGGCTACCGCCGAGAAGGACTCCTATACGCGCAGCGAACTGACGCAGATGCTGGACATCGCCGAGGAAGGCATTCGCAAACTTCTCGTGGCCCAGCAGACTGCACTTGCCTCCGCACTCAAGCCAGAGTAG
- a CDS encoding ATP-binding protein, which yields MPGPLSDGRGLAHDAGNLLGALGLYCELLARPGVLRDEHRHYAAELGLLSGRSRDLIDRLLNPATTGRRLSVMPELVQVGDKEQVVVPDVIEGCRGLLNAVARRAVAVAYEAGSALPVAISREALERILVNLTKNAAEAIDVGCDRSILLRVVHQQEEGAERIVLTIEDRGKGMSKAAVKVLMSEPRSISAKEGARGIGFQVVRELVGASGGQLRLRSTDCGEASGTTVEIAWSVATLVRRCGELAFEDTSTSPTERLAFVVPAQTESRNGSGGTAC from the coding sequence TTGCCAGGACCGTTATCGGACGGTCGGGGTCTGGCCCATGATGCCGGCAACCTGCTGGGAGCGCTTGGGCTTTACTGCGAGTTGCTGGCGCGTCCCGGAGTCTTGCGCGACGAGCACCGCCACTACGCCGCAGAGTTGGGATTGCTCAGTGGTCGAAGCCGCGATCTGATCGATCGGCTTCTGAATCCCGCGACTACAGGCCGTCGCCTTTCCGTCATGCCCGAATTGGTCCAGGTCGGCGATAAAGAGCAAGTGGTCGTTCCGGATGTGATTGAAGGCTGCCGGGGCTTGCTCAATGCTGTGGCACGAAGGGCGGTAGCTGTCGCCTACGAGGCCGGCTCCGCACTACCTGTAGCGATCTCACGCGAGGCGCTGGAGAGGATCCTCGTCAACCTGACAAAGAATGCCGCCGAGGCGATCGATGTTGGGTGTGATCGCTCAATTCTGTTGCGTGTCGTCCACCAGCAGGAGGAAGGTGCGGAACGAATCGTACTGACGATTGAAGATAGAGGGAAAGGGATGAGCAAGGCCGCGGTAAAGGTGCTGATGTCCGAACCACGGAGCATATCCGCGAAGGAGGGGGCACGCGGCATTGGTTTTCAGGTGGTGCGTGAACTCGTGGGCGCCTCAGGTGGCCAGCTTCGCCTGAGAAGCACGGATTGTGGCGAGGCGAGCGGCACGACCGTGGAGATTGCGTGGAGTGTAGCGACACTTGTCCGTCGCTGCGGTGAACTTGCATTTGAAGATACCTCAACTTCGCCCACCGAACGCCTGGCGTTCGTAGTGCCTGCGCAAACAGAGAGCCGCAACGGATCAGGAGGCACGGCATGCTAA
- a CDS encoding glycosyl hydrolase family 18 protein, which translates to MKKLVCLFLLSALSALGQSPKTLFYMGNGLPSVKSFMEHKDKIDILSPTWYQVDDAGLVTGEPQPDVLRVAKQAHISVVPIFALFDKDKVHKLMLDPKAQEEMNRAFVRECKENGYDGVQFDFEDIMWTDRDALSAMVKNTSEILHKEHLQVQIAVVPNAPGHAGETAFGKWIFEEWRAAFDLKALGESVDLLCLMTYDQHTRWTMPGPVGGWMWTNQNLEYALKVVPKEKLSLGISLYGYHWYTGDPGLNEKTKKPNPTAEYISQPNAIYLRDTYGGKEQWDEQDHAPWFYFYRDQMREWIFYTDKRAFGDRYELAKTKGLAGVCSWVLGEEDPAIWSTLPIRK; encoded by the coding sequence ATGAAGAAGCTGGTCTGTCTCTTTTTATTAAGTGCGCTGAGTGCGTTGGGTCAGAGTCCGAAGACGTTATTCTATATGGGCAATGGGCTGCCTTCTGTGAAGTCGTTTATGGAGCACAAGGACAAGATCGATATCCTGTCGCCCACGTGGTACCAGGTGGATGATGCTGGGCTGGTGACAGGTGAGCCGCAGCCGGACGTGCTGCGTGTGGCGAAGCAGGCACACATCTCCGTTGTGCCGATCTTTGCTTTGTTCGATAAAGACAAGGTGCACAAGCTGATGCTCGATCCCAAGGCGCAGGAGGAAATGAACCGAGCCTTCGTACGGGAGTGCAAAGAGAACGGGTACGACGGTGTGCAGTTCGACTTCGAAGATATTATGTGGACGGACCGGGATGCGCTGTCAGCGATGGTGAAGAACACATCGGAGATCCTGCACAAAGAGCACCTGCAGGTGCAGATTGCGGTGGTTCCGAATGCACCCGGTCATGCAGGCGAGACGGCGTTCGGCAAGTGGATCTTCGAGGAGTGGCGAGCGGCCTTCGATCTTAAGGCGCTTGGTGAATCGGTCGACCTGCTGTGCCTGATGACGTATGACCAGCACACGCGCTGGACGATGCCGGGACCGGTGGGCGGCTGGATGTGGACGAATCAAAATCTTGAGTACGCGTTGAAGGTGGTGCCGAAGGAGAAACTGTCGCTGGGGATCTCGCTCTATGGATACCACTGGTACACGGGTGATCCGGGACTGAACGAGAAGACGAAGAAGCCGAACCCTACGGCTGAGTACATCTCGCAGCCAAATGCGATCTATCTGCGCGATACGTACGGCGGTAAAGAGCAGTGGGACGAGCAGGATCATGCACCCTGGTTCTACTTCTATCGCGACCAGATGCGGGAGTGGATCTTCTATACAGACAAGCGGGCTTTCGGAGATCGATACGAACTGGCGAAGACGAAGGGGCTTGCAGGTGTTTGTTCGTGGGTGCTGGGTGAGGAAGATCCAGCGATCTGGTCGACGCTGCCGATTCGCAAGTAG
- a CDS encoding copper homeostasis protein CutC, protein MRTIVFEVCAESVEASLAAREGGAHRIELCAALSEGGVTPSHGLIREVVERSGLPVHVMIRPRGGDFVYSDEEFRVMRRDLEHACTLGVAGFVFGLLHGDRSVDMGRTAELVRMAGLREVTFHRAFDHAIDIAQALEDVIQAGCGRVLTSGGASDVETGASSLARLVKQAAGRIEIAVGGGLRLENAAALARSTGARHFHGSLRRFLTEAAPEGEHVLFEDPDPVSAKVFVDSRDVRAMIENLSLA, encoded by the coding sequence ATGCGAACGATTGTGTTTGAGGTGTGTGCTGAGAGTGTGGAAGCGAGCCTGGCAGCTCGCGAGGGTGGCGCGCATCGCATTGAACTCTGCGCAGCATTGAGCGAAGGCGGCGTGACGCCAAGCCATGGATTGATTCGGGAGGTTGTGGAGCGGAGCGGGCTGCCGGTGCATGTGATGATCCGTCCACGTGGCGGCGACTTCGTCTATTCCGACGAAGAGTTCAGGGTGATGCGGCGAGACCTGGAGCACGCCTGCACGCTTGGAGTGGCGGGGTTTGTATTTGGCTTGCTGCATGGTGACCGCAGCGTGGACATGGGCCGGACTGCAGAGCTCGTGCGGATGGCCGGGCTGCGCGAGGTGACCTTTCACCGGGCGTTCGATCATGCGATTGATATCGCCCAGGCACTTGAAGATGTGATCCAGGCTGGATGTGGGCGAGTGCTGACTTCGGGGGGTGCGAGTGATGTGGAGACAGGTGCAAGCTCGCTTGCACGGCTGGTGAAGCAGGCCGCCGGACGAATCGAGATTGCAGTCGGCGGTGGGTTGCGACTGGAGAATGCTGCGGCGCTAGCGCGGTCGACGGGGGCGCGACACTTTCATGGATCGCTGCGACGTTTTCTCACTGAGGCGGCTCCGGAGGGTGAGCACGTGTTATTTGAAGATCCTGATCCAGTCTCAGCCAAGGTATTTGTAGATAGCCGGGATGTCCGGGCGATGATCGAGAACCTGAGTCTAGCCTAA
- a CDS encoding PQQ-dependent sugar dehydrogenase — protein sequence MKLMNLLRCVAGFFLTLPLIALPVDAQSPLLPHAIHLSDGRSLTLNLPAAFTIDVAVEGMHRVRFMTKSPDDRIFVTDMYSLADNTKGAVYILDGWNKATHTFARRVAYLENLRNPNNVAFYTDGSGQSWIYVPLTDKLVRYKYHAGDNAPTSAPEVLVSYPSYGLSYKYGGWHLTRTVAFANLHGQPKLYVAVGSSCNACQEKEEIRATLSVMDPDGRHAQIVARGLRNAVGLAVVPSIDGGALFATNMGADHLGDGAPEDTFFEMDSAAHPLQADANYGWPTCYFERGTPHPDARISDPKPGDHTVPAPPAGPSPVQFDCRKVPAAYTTFASHSSPLGLAWFGDDSKLLKDSFLVALHGAGKPRIGAGYEVVRFSPDRRKPEDFITGFFAKSNGKPTVAGRPCGILQVGPDQFLLTDDHDGAIYFIHPAK from the coding sequence ATGAAGCTGATGAACCTCCTGCGCTGTGTCGCAGGGTTTTTTCTTACCCTCCCCTTGATTGCTCTTCCTGTTGATGCGCAGTCTCCGTTGTTGCCTCATGCGATTCACCTGTCCGATGGACGTTCACTCACGCTGAATCTGCCTGCTGCGTTTACGATCGATGTTGCGGTCGAGGGCATGCACCGGGTTCGTTTCATGACGAAGTCGCCGGATGATCGGATCTTCGTGACGGATATGTACTCGCTTGCGGATAACACCAAGGGTGCGGTGTACATTCTTGATGGTTGGAATAAAGCTACGCATACGTTCGCGCGACGAGTGGCCTACCTTGAGAACCTGCGCAATCCGAATAACGTGGCGTTTTATACGGACGGTTCCGGGCAAAGCTGGATCTATGTTCCGCTGACCGACAAACTGGTGCGTTACAAGTACCATGCCGGAGACAATGCGCCGACCTCGGCTCCTGAGGTGTTGGTAAGCTATCCAAGCTACGGTCTTAGTTACAAATATGGTGGCTGGCACCTGACGCGTACCGTGGCGTTCGCAAATCTGCATGGGCAGCCAAAGCTGTATGTTGCAGTAGGGTCGTCGTGCAATGCGTGCCAGGAGAAGGAAGAGATTCGGGCTACGTTGTCGGTGATGGACCCGGATGGAAGACATGCGCAGATTGTGGCGCGTGGACTAAGGAACGCAGTTGGGCTCGCAGTAGTTCCTTCCATTGATGGTGGAGCATTGTTCGCGACGAATATGGGTGCGGACCACCTGGGAGACGGAGCGCCGGAGGATACGTTCTTCGAGATGGATAGTGCGGCGCATCCACTGCAGGCCGATGCGAACTATGGGTGGCCAACATGTTATTTCGAGCGTGGGACGCCGCATCCAGATGCGCGGATCTCCGATCCAAAACCGGGAGACCATACGGTACCTGCTCCGCCTGCGGGACCATCTCCTGTCCAGTTTGATTGTCGAAAGGTCCCTGCAGCGTATACGACCTTCGCTTCACATAGCTCACCACTTGGTCTGGCCTGGTTTGGCGACGATTCAAAGTTGCTGAAGGATAGTTTTCTCGTGGCGTTGCATGGTGCGGGCAAGCCGCGTATCGGGGCAGGTTATGAAGTGGTGCGGTTCTCGCCGGACCGGCGGAAACCCGAGGATTTCATAACGGGATTCTTTGCGAAGAGCAATGGCAAGCCTACGGTGGCTGGACGACCGTGCGGGATTTTGCAGGTTGGACCGGACCAGTTTCTGCTCACGGATGATCACGATGGGGCAATCTACTTCATTCATCCAGCAAAGTAG